In a single window of the Anaerotruncus rubiinfantis genome:
- a CDS encoding NAD(P)-dependent oxidoreductase: protein MEDFPMKKIGFIGLGVMGQSMARNLMKAGFSLTVYNRTKSKADGLIAEGAAWADTPGQCAKDQDAVITIVGYPKDVHQVYFNEDGILANAKPGAYLIDMTTTSPKLSIEIYEAAKARGIFALDAPVSGGDVGAKNATLAIMVGGDQAAFDTCMPIFSAMGQNIRHMGAAGAGQHTKMANQIAIAGAVAGVCEALAYAKAAGLDLQGVLDAISTGAAGSWQMSNNAPRMLAGDYAPGFFIKHYIKDLVIAKEGVDGVSLSLPVAEVVLGMYQQLQEEGFGDDGTQALIKYYK from the coding sequence ATGGAGGATTTCCCAATGAAGAAAATTGGATTTATCGGGCTCGGCGTGATGGGCCAGAGCATGGCCCGCAACCTGATGAAAGCAGGCTTTTCGCTTACCGTCTACAACCGCACGAAATCGAAAGCCGACGGGCTCATTGCCGAAGGAGCCGCCTGGGCGGATACCCCCGGACAGTGTGCAAAGGATCAGGACGCGGTCATCACCATTGTCGGCTATCCAAAGGATGTACACCAGGTTTACTTTAACGAGGATGGCATTCTCGCAAACGCGAAGCCAGGCGCCTATCTGATCGATATGACCACCACCAGCCCCAAGCTGAGCATCGAAATCTATGAAGCCGCCAAAGCGCGCGGCATTTTTGCACTTGACGCACCGGTTTCCGGCGGCGATGTGGGGGCAAAAAACGCGACTCTCGCCATCATGGTTGGCGGTGATCAAGCGGCTTTCGACACCTGCATGCCGATCTTCTCCGCAATGGGGCAGAATATCCGCCATATGGGCGCGGCAGGCGCGGGTCAGCACACCAAGATGGCCAACCAGATCGCCATCGCTGGCGCGGTCGCGGGGGTTTGCGAGGCGCTCGCCTACGCAAAAGCGGCCGGACTCGACCTGCAGGGCGTGCTCGATGCAATCAGCACCGGCGCGGCAGGAAGCTGGCAGATGAGCAACAACGCGCCGCGCATGCTGGCCGGCGACTACGCCCCGGGCTTTTTTATCAAGCATTACATCAAGGACCTTGTCATCGCCAAGGAGGGCGTGGACGGCGTGAGCCTTTCGCTGCCGGTAGCAGAAGTGGTGCTGGGCATGTACCAGCAGCTGCAGGAGGAGGGCTTTGGGGACGACGGTACCCAGGCGCTCATCAAATATTATAAATAA
- a CDS encoding gamma-glutamyltransferase family protein, with translation MQFHPTVYRYPSRRNVVYAGKGMVATAQPLAAQAGLEALRRGGNAIDAAIAAATALVVVEASSTGIGGDAFAQVWSGGKLYGLNASGPAPRAISAEKLWAKGHKEMPKYGFDAVTVPGAPSAWAALNERFGRLPLETVMQPAVSYAREGHPVSIANARDWQEMYARYQKDLKGDEYRHWFEAFSIDGHAPKAGEIFRCKELGDSLESIAKTKAESFYRGDLMEKIVAFSDRCGGWFAPRDFTDFKPEWVEPISVHYRGYDVHELPPNGHGIAALMALNILNGFDLGAHRETAESYHLQLEAMKLAFVDAKRYVTDGRLLSIPVSDLLSEEYAAERRKLIGRDAILPQAGRPQPGGTVYIAAADNEGNMVSYIQSNYMCWGSGLVVPGTGIALHNRGNNFSLEPGHDNLIAGGKRPYHTIIPGFLSKDGKPVGPFGVMGMFMQPQGHVQVVANTVDFAMNPQDALNAPRWQWIEGKTVYLEREVPAHIAQELADRGHKIVILNDNDCMGKGEIIWRMENGVLCGGAEPRADGTVAAW, from the coding sequence ATGCAGTTTCATCCAACGGTTTACCGGTATCCTTCCCGGCGCAATGTTGTTTATGCCGGGAAAGGGATGGTTGCCACCGCCCAGCCGCTCGCCGCACAGGCGGGGCTGGAAGCGCTGCGCCGCGGCGGCAATGCAATTGACGCGGCCATTGCCGCCGCAACGGCGCTGGTTGTGGTGGAGGCCAGCTCCACGGGCATCGGCGGGGACGCGTTTGCACAGGTCTGGAGCGGGGGAAAGCTCTATGGGCTCAATGCCAGCGGCCCGGCGCCCCGTGCGATCAGCGCGGAGAAGCTGTGGGCAAAGGGGCACAAGGAGATGCCCAAATATGGTTTTGACGCGGTGACCGTTCCCGGCGCGCCGTCCGCATGGGCCGCGCTGAACGAACGCTTCGGCCGCCTGCCGCTGGAGACAGTGATGCAGCCCGCCGTTTCCTACGCGCGGGAGGGGCATCCGGTTTCAATTGCGAACGCCCGTGATTGGCAGGAGATGTACGCGCGCTACCAAAAGGATCTCAAAGGTGATGAATACCGCCATTGGTTCGAGGCTTTTTCGATCGACGGACACGCGCCGAAAGCGGGGGAAATCTTCCGCTGCAAGGAGCTGGGGGATTCGCTCGAATCGATCGCCAAGACCAAAGCGGAAAGCTTCTACCGCGGGGACCTGATGGAAAAGATCGTTGCTTTTTCCGACCGGTGCGGCGGATGGTTCGCGCCGCGCGACTTCACCGACTTCAAACCGGAATGGGTCGAACCGATCAGTGTCCACTACCGCGGTTACGACGTGCACGAGCTCCCGCCGAATGGACATGGGATTGCGGCGCTGATGGCGCTTAACATTTTGAACGGATTTGATCTTGGTGCGCACCGCGAAACCGCGGAAAGCTACCATCTCCAGCTCGAGGCGATGAAGCTTGCGTTTGTCGATGCGAAGCGCTACGTGACCGACGGAAGGCTCTTGTCGATACCGGTTTCGGATCTGCTGTCCGAAGAATATGCCGCCGAACGCCGCAAACTGATCGGCCGCGATGCGATCCTTCCGCAGGCGGGCAGGCCGCAGCCAGGCGGGACGGTCTACATTGCCGCTGCGGACAACGAAGGAAACATGGTTTCCTACATTCAGTCGAACTATATGTGCTGGGGGTCAGGCCTGGTCGTGCCGGGCACCGGCATCGCCTTGCATAACCGCGGGAACAATTTCTCGCTCGAGCCGGGCCATGACAACCTCATTGCAGGGGGCAAACGTCCGTACCATACGATCATCCCGGGATTTCTCTCCAAAGATGGGAAACCGGTGGGGCCGTTCGGCGTGATGGGCATGTTTATGCAGCCGCAGGGGCATGTGCAGGTGGTGGCCAATACGGTTGATTTCGCAATGAACCCGCAGGACGCGCTGAATGCCCCGCGCTGGCAGTGGATCGAAGGAAAGACAGTTTATCTCGAGCGGGAGGTTCCCGCCCATATCGCCCAGGAGCTTGCAGACCGCGGACATAAAATTGTAATTCTGAACGACAACGATTGTATGGGAAAAGGTGAAATCATCTGGCGGATGGAAAACGGCGTGCTCTGCGGCGGCGCGGAGCCGCGCGCGGACGGCACGGTCGCCGCGTGGTGA
- a CDS encoding Gfo/Idh/MocA family protein produces MEKVRFGIVGMGVIGLIHGKSLLDGSVPDGILTAISSRSDSCLPRCREAFGCDLPFFTDYHEMFRSGLIDAVIIATPHKFHPEQVIAAFKNGLHVMVEKPAGIDPQSVEEMNRAAAQSGKVFGIMFNIRTEPVYQKLRELVQGGQLGRLKRIGWTITDWYRCDPYYASSSWRASWKGEGGGVLINQCSHTLDLWQWMFGVPDRIQAFCSFGKYHPIETEDDVTAYMEYNSGVTGTLITSTGELPGTNRLEIAADNGKLVFEDGKIHLYQAECPEPEYRKLDRKPYDQKVPCTVREIPVEGTASWRAGILENFSSAILRGEPLIARGEDGLGSLRMSCAMVQSAWTGKMVHIPDDLSAYAELLRQHQK; encoded by the coding sequence TTGGAGAAAGTCAGATTTGGAATTGTCGGTATGGGCGTTATCGGTTTGATCCATGGAAAATCTCTTTTAGACGGAAGTGTCCCGGACGGCATTCTCACGGCCATCAGCAGCCGCAGCGACAGCTGTCTGCCGCGCTGCCGGGAGGCTTTCGGATGCGATCTTCCCTTTTTCACCGACTATCATGAAATGTTCCGTTCCGGACTTATTGACGCGGTTATCATCGCGACACCGCACAAATTCCACCCGGAGCAGGTGATTGCTGCTTTCAAAAACGGCCTGCATGTGATGGTGGAAAAACCCGCCGGTATCGACCCGCAAAGCGTTGAGGAAATGAACCGCGCGGCAGCGCAGTCCGGCAAGGTGTTTGGAATCATGTTTAATATCCGCACAGAACCAGTTTATCAAAAACTGCGCGAGCTGGTACAGGGCGGACAGCTTGGCCGGCTGAAGCGGATCGGCTGGACCATCACCGACTGGTACCGCTGCGACCCGTACTACGCTTCCAGCAGCTGGCGTGCAAGCTGGAAGGGCGAAGGCGGCGGCGTACTGATCAACCAGTGTTCCCACACCCTCGATCTGTGGCAATGGATGTTCGGCGTGCCCGACCGCATCCAGGCCTTTTGCAGTTTCGGCAAATATCATCCAATCGAGACGGAAGACGACGTCACCGCCTATATGGAATACAATTCCGGTGTGACCGGCACACTGATCACCTCAACCGGCGAGCTGCCCGGCACCAACCGGCTGGAAATCGCCGCCGACAACGGAAAACTGGTTTTTGAAGATGGAAAAATCCATCTCTACCAGGCGGAGTGCCCAGAGCCGGAATACCGCAAGCTCGACCGCAAGCCGTACGATCAGAAGGTACCCTGCACAGTCCGCGAAATCCCAGTGGAAGGCACCGCCTCCTGGCGCGCGGGGATACTGGAAAATTTCTCGTCCGCGATCCTGCGCGGCGAACCGCTCATCGCACGCGGCGAAGACGGCCTTGGCAGCCTGCGTATGTCCTGCGCCATGGTCCAGTCGGCCTGGACCGGCAAAATGGTCCATATCCCGGATGATCTTTCCGCCTATGCCGAGCTGCTCCGGCAGCATCAAAAGTAA
- a CDS encoding serpin family protein → MKWQKLWIYPLCLSMLLTACAPAPVSSSEPQQAVNSGEASEPAAPAPSGASAASSSEPGSQKTEKLPAAVGGVLDAQGVGAVNGFGFRLYEQLYKEDENTFLSPVSIYLAFGMLQNGAAGESAEQLGSLLGQQDTAVLNAFCQQLQKQLLEERGETDMRLSNSLWMRESAAKDIRQEFVDAVQSAFSAHVEALDFDSAEAAGKINNWIKSNTNGLIEKLIEGEIDPNTVMYLVNTIYFKAQWEDAFDPGRTREQDFHAPSGDIKVQMMRREANFDYLENDQYQAIRLPYKDGKTSMIVLLPREGETNFLKTVNAGLIESVLADLVSRKVFFEMPKMDLQYGTSLIDAMKALGVTDVFGENADLSGITGDQSLYVSSAVHKTALKVDEEGTEAAGMTGLGIAGKSMALDQTVMVCDRPFYAAIVDNETGLILFGGAIMSP, encoded by the coding sequence ATGAAATGGCAGAAACTTTGGATTTATCCGCTTTGCCTGTCGATGCTGCTGACAGCCTGCGCGCCCGCGCCGGTTTCGTCCAGCGAGCCGCAGCAGGCGGTGAATAGCGGGGAAGCGTCAGAACCGGCGGCGCCCGCGCCATCCGGCGCGTCCGCCGCTTCGTCTTCCGAACCCGGATCGCAAAAGACCGAAAAACTGCCCGCTGCGGTGGGCGGCGTGCTTGACGCGCAGGGTGTCGGCGCGGTGAACGGATTTGGCTTCCGGCTGTATGAACAGCTTTATAAGGAGGATGAAAACACCTTCCTGTCGCCGGTGAGCATCTATCTTGCATTCGGGATGCTGCAAAACGGCGCGGCAGGGGAAAGCGCCGAACAGCTCGGGAGCCTGCTTGGACAACAGGATACCGCCGTGCTGAACGCATTCTGCCAGCAGCTGCAAAAACAGCTCCTGGAGGAACGCGGGGAGACCGATATGCGGCTTTCCAATTCGCTTTGGATGCGGGAGAGCGCCGCTAAGGATATCCGGCAGGAGTTTGTGGACGCCGTGCAGTCGGCTTTCAGCGCACATGTGGAAGCGCTCGATTTTGACAGTGCCGAGGCTGCCGGGAAGATCAACAACTGGATCAAAAGCAATACCAACGGCCTGATTGAAAAGCTGATTGAAGGGGAAATTGATCCGAACACGGTTATGTATCTGGTCAACACGATCTATTTCAAAGCGCAGTGGGAGGATGCCTTCGATCCCGGCCGTACGCGGGAACAGGATTTCCATGCGCCGTCCGGGGATATCAAGGTGCAGATGATGCGGCGCGAGGCAAACTTTGATTATCTGGAAAACGACCAGTATCAGGCAATCCGGCTGCCATATAAGGATGGAAAGACTTCTATGATTGTCCTGCTGCCGCGGGAGGGTGAAACGAATTTTCTCAAGACGGTAAACGCCGGGCTCATCGAAAGTGTGCTTGCGGATCTCGTATCGCGTAAGGTGTTCTTCGAGATGCCGAAGATGGATCTGCAGTATGGCACCAGCCTGATCGATGCGATGAAGGCGCTGGGTGTGACCGACGTGTTCGGGGAAAACGCGGATTTGAGTGGTATCACCGGCGACCAGAGCCTCTATGTGAGCAGCGCGGTCCATAAGACGGCGCTTAAGGTCGATGAGGAGGGCACCGAGGCCGCCGGCATGACCGGGCTTGGGATCGCTGGCAAATCGATGGCGCTCGATCAGACCGTAATGGTCTGCGACCGCCCGTTTTACGCCGCGATTGTGGACAATGAAACCGGGCTCATCCTATTCGGCGGGGCAATTATGAGTCCATAA
- the thpR gene encoding RNA 2',3'-cyclic phosphodiesterase, translating into MRLFIAVNLSGEAGEQFCRTIGHLRKLAVRGSFTRRENLHLTLAFLGETAEVDTAKAILDAVGRFGPIPLVFCGIGSFSGRGSEKLYWAGVEKSSPLYDLQAELCKNLREAGFALESRPFCPHITLGREVILAPGVDAKRLERLMEPVAMQAERVSLMRSDRVGGEIAYTPVYERLL; encoded by the coding sequence ATGCGGCTTTTTATCGCGGTGAATCTGTCCGGGGAGGCTGGGGAACAGTTCTGCCGGACAATCGGGCATTTGCGCAAACTGGCTGTGCGCGGCAGCTTTACCCGGCGGGAAAACCTGCATCTGACCCTTGCGTTCCTTGGAGAAACCGCAGAGGTGGATACGGCCAAAGCGATCCTGGATGCGGTGGGGCGATTTGGACCGATTCCGCTTGTCTTTTGCGGGATTGGGAGCTTTTCCGGACGCGGATCGGAAAAACTCTACTGGGCCGGGGTGGAAAAATCGAGCCCTTTGTATGATTTGCAGGCAGAGCTCTGCAAAAATTTGCGGGAGGCGGGCTTTGCGCTCGAGAGCAGGCCCTTTTGTCCGCATATCACCCTCGGCAGAGAGGTGATTCTCGCGCCAGGCGTCGATGCAAAAAGGCTGGAAAGGCTTATGGAGCCGGTTGCCATGCAAGCGGAGCGGGTCAGCCTGATGCGTTCCGACCGGGTTGGAGGGGAAATTGCCTATACGCCTGTTTACGAGCGGCTGCTTTGA
- a CDS encoding HAD-IIB family hydrolase translates to MIKLIASDLDGTLLQNGAQKLNPEVFPLIRELRRKGIVFAAASGRQYPNLRRLFSPVWQDMIFLAENGALMMQHGEVIASYPVARETGLAIIRDIETYGRCEVLLSGKHTSYLHTRSKDLAAALLYDTRNAVTIVDDFAQVDEPFLKISAFDPEGIEHAAAHFQERWGGVVSAAVSGEEWMDFTVANKGGAIRLLQQKFGFQKAEMMAFGDNYNDLQMLEAVGHGYIMENAAEPLRERFPLHAKRVEDTLAAFLEGRLL, encoded by the coding sequence ATGATCAAGTTAATTGCCAGTGATCTGGATGGTACGCTTTTGCAGAACGGCGCGCAGAAGCTGAATCCGGAAGTTTTCCCGCTTATCCGGGAGCTGCGCCGCAAAGGGATCGTCTTTGCCGCGGCAAGCGGCAGACAGTATCCGAATCTGCGCAGGCTGTTTTCACCGGTGTGGCAGGATATGATTTTTCTGGCGGAGAACGGTGCGCTGATGATGCAGCACGGGGAAGTGATCGCATCGTATCCCGTCGCGCGGGAAACCGGCCTTGCGATTATCCGGGACATCGAAACCTATGGACGCTGCGAGGTGCTGCTTTCGGGAAAACACACCTCCTATCTGCACACAAGATCCAAAGATTTGGCCGCCGCGCTGCTCTATGACACCCGCAACGCTGTGACGATTGTGGATGATTTTGCGCAGGTGGACGAACCTTTCCTGAAAATTTCAGCATTCGATCCGGAAGGTATCGAACATGCGGCGGCGCATTTCCAGGAGAGATGGGGCGGCGTGGTTTCGGCGGCTGTTTCGGGCGAGGAATGGATGGATTTCACGGTTGCCAACAAAGGTGGGGCCATCCGGCTTTTGCAGCAGAAATTCGGCTTTCAAAAGGCGGAAATGATGGCTTTTGGAGACAATTACAACGACCTGCAGATGCTGGAGGCTGTTGGGCATGGCTATATCATGGAGAACGCAGCCGAACCGCTCAGGGAGCGCTTTCCGCTGCATGCCAAACGTGTGGAGGATACACTGGCAGCCTTCCTGGAGGGAAGGCTGTTATAA
- a CDS encoding MATE family efflux transporter has protein sequence MLTDMTEGSPAKILWRFSIPMLLSVVFQQLYNIVDSIVAGQYVGMDALAAVGASFPVTMIFMAVATGSNIGCSVVISQLFGAKDFSKMKTAVSTSLIASAALSFLLTLSGFWFCGPLMRLLHTPQEIFSDAELYLRIYTGGLLFLFLYNICTGIFTALGDSRTPLYFLIASSLGNILLDLVFVIVFKFGVAGVAWATFLAQGISSASALAALVFRLRAVPSGGAVERFSFPMLGRVAVIAVPSILQQSFISVGNLFVQGLVNTFGAAVVAGFSAAGKLNTFAITSFTTLANGLSSFTAQNIGAGKLDRIGRGFTAGLIMVLCVVSCFFAAFFVFSGQMMGIFLDAENTDVIAAGSAFLRVVSPFYFVVSVKLIADGVLRGSGAMAPFMIATFSDLILRVVLAFVLAARLGSVGIWIAWPVGWTIAAALSYAFYASGIWKKRLFREEL, from the coding sequence ATGCTCACCGATATGACCGAAGGTTCCCCCGCCAAAATTCTCTGGCGGTTTTCCATCCCCATGCTGCTGAGCGTGGTCTTCCAGCAGCTCTATAACATTGTGGACAGCATCGTCGCCGGGCAGTATGTCGGCATGGACGCGCTCGCCGCGGTTGGAGCCTCCTTTCCGGTCACAATGATCTTCATGGCGGTTGCGACCGGTTCCAATATCGGCTGCTCGGTCGTGATCTCACAGTTGTTCGGCGCAAAGGATTTCAGCAAGATGAAAACCGCCGTCAGCACTTCTCTTATTGCGAGCGCGGCGCTCAGTTTTCTGCTCACCCTGTCGGGATTTTGGTTCTGCGGCCCGCTGATGCGGCTCCTGCATACCCCACAGGAGATCTTTTCAGACGCGGAGCTCTATCTGCGCATCTATACCGGCGGGCTTCTCTTCCTGTTTCTCTATAATATCTGCACCGGAATCTTCACCGCGCTCGGCGACTCCCGCACCCCGTTATATTTCCTGATCGCCTCGTCACTCGGCAATATCCTGCTCGACCTTGTTTTTGTGATCGTTTTTAAATTTGGGGTGGCAGGCGTGGCATGGGCCACCTTTCTGGCACAGGGGATTTCATCGGCCTCAGCGCTCGCGGCGCTCGTTTTCCGGCTGCGGGCGGTCCCCTCCGGGGGCGCGGTTGAACGGTTTTCTTTCCCGATGCTTGGACGTGTCGCGGTCATTGCCGTGCCGAGCATTTTGCAACAGAGCTTTATCTCAGTCGGCAACCTGTTTGTGCAGGGGCTGGTGAACACCTTCGGCGCGGCAGTGGTCGCGGGCTTCTCGGCTGCGGGCAAGCTCAACACTTTTGCAATCACCTCTTTCACCACCCTCGCAAACGGGCTTTCCAGCTTCACGGCGCAGAACATCGGCGCCGGAAAACTCGATCGGATTGGCCGTGGCTTCACAGCCGGGCTCATTATGGTACTGTGCGTGGTAAGCTGTTTCTTCGCGGCTTTTTTTGTATTCAGCGGACAAATGATGGGTATTTTCCTCGATGCCGAGAATACCGACGTGATTGCGGCGGGTTCCGCCTTCCTGCGCGTAGTTTCACCATTTTATTTTGTCGTTTCAGTCAAACTCATCGCAGATGGCGTCCTGCGCGGCTCCGGCGCAATGGCGCCCTTTATGATCGCCACCTTTTCCGATCTCATTTTACGGGTGGTGCTGGCCTTTGTGCTGGCCGCGCGGCTTGGCTCCGTCGGCATCTGGATCGCCTGGCCGGTCGGCTGGACGATTGCGGCAGCGCTTTCGTATGCTTTTTATGCAAGCGGGATCTGGAAAAAGAGGCTTTTCCGCGAGGAACTATAA
- the yfcE gene encoding phosphodiesterase: MKLMIASDIHGSLYYCEKMIACWKTERPEKLILLGDLLYHGPRNDLPRDYNPKAVIALLNGMKDELLCVRGNCEAEVDQMVLDFPVMAEYMALWLDGRMVFATHGHHFNKGALPPLKRGDILLHGHTHVQAMEAVGDYVYLNPGSVAIPKEGNAHSYMTYEDGLFTIKDLSGNEIRNYSIR; encoded by the coding sequence ATGAAACTGATGATTGCGTCCGACATTCATGGATCGCTCTATTATTGTGAAAAGATGATCGCATGCTGGAAAACAGAACGGCCCGAAAAACTGATTCTGCTCGGGGATTTGCTCTATCATGGGCCGCGTAACGATCTTCCGCGCGACTATAATCCCAAGGCGGTGATTGCGCTGTTAAACGGTATGAAGGACGAGCTGCTCTGCGTGCGCGGCAACTGTGAGGCCGAGGTCGACCAGATGGTGCTGGATTTCCCGGTTATGGCGGAATATATGGCGCTTTGGCTCGACGGACGGATGGTTTTTGCCACCCACGGACATCATTTCAACAAAGGGGCGCTTCCTCCGCTCAAAAGGGGCGACATCCTGCTGCATGGCCATACCCATGTGCAGGCGATGGAAGCGGTTGGGGACTATGTTTACCTGAACCCCGGTTCGGTCGCGATTCCGAAGGAGGGAAACGCCCACAGCTATATGACCTATGAGGACGGCTTGTTCACCATCAAGGATCTCAGCGGGAACGAGATCAGGAACTATAGCATCCGCTGA
- a CDS encoding transcription repressor NadR encodes MVASERREKIKELLMAAGQPVSASVLAKQMGVSRQIIVGDIALLRASNLTISATPRGYILAQQSERERCYTVACKHGQDQIAQELYAVVDNGGGVIDVVVEHAVYGQISGQLHVFSRYDADSFLRKLRASSGTPLSALTGGVHLHTISCPDQETFRRICAALAEKGILFENSIH; translated from the coding sequence ATGGTCGCTTCCGAGCGGCGTGAAAAAATCAAAGAACTTCTGATGGCGGCGGGCCAGCCCGTCAGCGCAAGTGTACTTGCAAAGCAGATGGGTGTCAGCCGGCAGATCATCGTGGGGGATATCGCGCTCCTGCGCGCTTCCAATTTGACAATATCTGCCACCCCGCGCGGCTATATCCTTGCGCAGCAATCCGAACGGGAGCGTTGTTATACGGTCGCCTGCAAACATGGACAGGACCAGATTGCGCAGGAGCTGTACGCGGTGGTCGATAACGGCGGCGGTGTTATCGACGTGGTGGTCGAACATGCGGTCTACGGCCAGATTTCCGGCCAGCTGCACGTTTTTTCCCGCTACGACGCGGACTCCTTTCTGAGAAAGCTGCGCGCGAGCAGCGGTACGCCGCTTTCCGCATTGACCGGCGGCGTGCACCTGCACACCATCTCCTGCCCGGATCAGGAAACTTTCCGCCGCATCTGCGCGGCGCTCGCGGAAAAAGGCATCCTGTTTGAAAATTCTATACACTGA
- a CDS encoding RICIN domain-containing protein encodes MAFKKNQYYLILSRVNKKALGIENASLENGALVQLQDKDGSDAQQWQAIGGESSFKLINKLSGKALDVVYGGTECGSWVHQWEDLPTDTQQWYLEHDLDGYVRIKSKKSGRCLDIVAMVAAYGANIQIWDDVDGMNQQWTIEPAPAAEKPAKKTAEKSEKPADKKPAAKKPATKKPATKAQTSAKAEKPAAKRAAKAPAKKAAAEPEK; translated from the coding sequence ATGGCTTTCAAGAAAAACCAGTATTACCTGATCCTTTCCCGTGTGAACAAAAAGGCCCTTGGGATTGAAAACGCGAGCTTGGAAAACGGCGCCCTGGTGCAGCTGCAGGATAAGGACGGCAGCGACGCGCAGCAATGGCAGGCCATCGGCGGCGAGTCATCCTTCAAGCTGATTAACAAACTTTCCGGGAAGGCGTTGGACGTCGTCTACGGCGGCACCGAGTGCGGCTCCTGGGTCCACCAGTGGGAGGATCTGCCCACCGATACCCAGCAGTGGTATCTGGAACACGATCTCGACGGTTATGTCCGCATCAAATCAAAAAAATCCGGGCGTTGCCTTGACATTGTGGCAATGGTCGCCGCATACGGCGCGAACATCCAGATTTGGGACGACGTGGACGGCATGAATCAGCAGTGGACGATCGAACCGGCTCCGGCTGCCGAAAAGCCCGCTAAAAAAACCGCCGAAAAATCAGAAAAACCCGCTGACAAGAAACCGGCTGCGAAAAAGCCCGCTACGAAAAAGCCCGCCACCAAAGCGCAAACCTCTGCAAAGGCGGAAAAACCCGCTGCAAAAAGGGCCGCGAAAGCACCGGCTAAAAAAGCCGCCGCGGAACCTGAAAAGTAA
- a CDS encoding amidohydrolase: protein MDPIEQRILTIIDEKTPELYRFANDIYSRGEPGFREFCTAGKIARQFRALGLPVAEGLAVTGVKARLGSGRGPTAAVISELDGIRCAEHPFANPENGVSHACGHHAQMTAMLGAAMALTDPEVREALDGDAVFFAVPAEEHVDAPIRRELREAGKIRFNGGKSELIRIGAFDDVDVALTTHVHMVECGSDLLLGNLSCNGFVAKTVVLHGKAAHAANAPHLAVNALNAASLGLSAIGMLRETFREQDYVRVHPIITKGGSAVNVVPDEVRLEMQVRAKTLGAMRAASEKVDRAFTGAAYAIGATAEILDEQGYLPIIAREADEVLLKSAALLEDVSWEPVDIIRHNTASTDVGDLTHLLPVVNFTHGGFSGSLHSQDFTITDEYKALAVPAKLMALTVYQLLRDGGKEARRIKAEFQPVFTKESYTAYVEGLDKK from the coding sequence TTGGACCCGATTGAACAGCGGATTCTTACGATTATCGATGAAAAAACGCCGGAACTGTATCGGTTTGCAAATGATATTTATTCCCGCGGGGAGCCCGGCTTCCGGGAATTTTGTACTGCTGGAAAAATTGCGCGGCAGTTTAGGGCGCTTGGCCTGCCGGTAGCGGAAGGGTTGGCGGTCACCGGCGTGAAGGCGCGGCTTGGCAGCGGCAGGGGTCCGACAGCGGCGGTCATCAGCGAGCTGGATGGGATCCGCTGCGCGGAGCATCCCTTTGCGAATCCGGAAAACGGTGTGTCGCATGCCTGCGGGCATCATGCGCAGATGACCGCGATGCTTGGCGCGGCGATGGCGCTTACCGACCCAGAGGTGCGCGAAGCGCTTGACGGCGACGCAGTCTTTTTCGCGGTGCCCGCGGAGGAGCATGTCGACGCTCCTATACGCCGGGAGCTGCGCGAGGCCGGGAAGATCCGTTTTAACGGCGGCAAGAGCGAGCTGATCCGGATTGGCGCGTTTGACGATGTGGATGTGGCGCTTACCACCCATGTTCATATGGTCGAATGCGGCAGTGATCTGTTGCTTGGAAATCTTTCCTGCAATGGTTTTGTTGCAAAGACGGTCGTTTTGCATGGCAAGGCGGCGCACGCGGCGAATGCGCCGCATCTCGCTGTAAACGCGCTCAATGCAGCCAGTTTGGGGCTTTCCGCCATCGGGATGCTGCGGGAAACCTTTCGGGAGCAGGATTATGTCCGTGTGCATCCGATCATCACGAAAGGCGGAAGCGCAGTCAATGTCGTGCCGGACGAGGTACGGTTGGAGATGCAGGTGCGCGCGAAGACGCTTGGCGCGATGCGCGCGGCAAGCGAAAAGGTCGACCGGGCATTCACCGGCGCGGCGTATGCGATCGGTGCGACTGCCGAAATTCTGGACGAACAGGGGTATCTGCCGATCATCGCGCGGGAGGCGGACGAGGTCCTTTTGAAATCGGCCGCGCTGCTCGAGGACGTGAGCTGGGAGCCGGTGGATATCATCCGCCACAACACCGCATCCACCGATGTGGGCGACCTGACGCATCTGCTGCCGGTCGTGAACTTCACCCACGGCGGATTTTCCGGATCATTGCACAGCCAGGATTTCACCATTACCGACGAATATAAAGCCCTGGCCGTTCCGGCCAAGCTGATGGCGCTTACCGTTTATCAGCTGCTCCGGGACGGCGGAAAGGAAGCCCGCCGAATCAAAGCGGAGTTCCAGCCGGTGTTTACAAAGGAAAGCTATACGGCTTATGTGGAAGGACTCGACAAAAAATAA